In Oncorhynchus gorbuscha isolate QuinsamMale2020 ecotype Even-year linkage group LG02, OgorEven_v1.0, whole genome shotgun sequence, a single genomic region encodes these proteins:
- the LOC124007733 gene encoding guanine nucleotide-binding protein G(I)/G(S)/G(O) subunit gamma-3-like, which translates to MKGDTPVNSTMSVGQARKLVEQLKIEASFCRIKVSKAAADLMAYCDNHAIEDPLITPVPTSENPFREKKLFCALL; encoded by the exons ATGAAAGGAGACACCCCAGTGAACAGCACCATGAGTGTCGGCCAAGCCAGGAAGCTGGTGGAGCAATTGAAGATTGAAGCCAGTTTTTGCAGGATCAAG GTATCAAAGGCAGCTGCAGACCTGATGGCATACTGTGATAACCACGCGATTGAGGACCCCCTCATCACCCCTGTGCCCACCTCAGAGAACCCATTCAGGGAGAAGAAGCTTTTCTGTGCACTCCTTTGA
- the LOC124007725 gene encoding barrier-to-autointegration factor, producing the protein MSSTSQKHKEFVAEPMGEKLVNSLAGIGEVLGKRLEEKGFDKAYVVLGQFLVLKKDEELFRDWLKDTCGANVKQQGDCYGCLREWCDSFL; encoded by the exons ATGTCGTCAACATCCCAGAAACACAAAGAGTTTGTGGCAGAACCCATGGGGGAGAAGTTAGTCAATTCACTTGCTGGCATTGGAGAGGTGCTTGGCAAGAGACTGGAGGAGAAGGGCTTCGACAAG GCTTATGTGGTCCTGGGTCAGTTCCTAGTGCTGAAGAAGGATGAGGAGCTATTCCGGGACTGGCTGAAAGATACATGCGGGGCCAATGTCAAACAGCAGGGCGATTGCTACGGCTGCCTGCGTGAGTGGTGCGATTCTTTCCTGTAG
- the LOC124007719 gene encoding U4/U6.U5 tri-snRNP-associated protein 1-like, giving the protein MGSSKKHKEKGRDKDAEERHREHKKHRHKERDKERNVTREREKRKRSRSKERSGRGSEREGRSKGERSAGEPRVKKEKVEAGYQESPGIGPQSASGDASLSIEETNKLRAKLGLKPLEMTDTTKELGTKEQPMVAETINPVYIKQQTEMREKLAAMKEKRLLNKKLGKVKTLAEGDWLDDTVAWVERSRKMAKEKELAEKRAKLLQEMDEEFGVSNLVDEEFGQTKKASYSSRDLKGLTVQHRMESFNEGETVILTLQDQGVLEEEDDVLVNVGLVDKEKAEKNVELKKKKPDYKAYEEDESVDDMATFKPRTVLGKYDEEIDGEKKKSFQLSKGGCAEGERERELQAIRETLRNQAQSLEMPALAIASEYYTPQEMVGFKKTKQRVRKIRKKALPDELQLDDTRNTDFGSRVRGRGRRQLDEGQEVSKEGVIIPGLDVPQQSDDIRMADMDISDDEDFIPTEPAVLEEDEAEQDLQKQLEKQRKLKQKQLEKQRKLKQKQLLQDSGEKVAEQVPWLARVDGSDDEDNKNNLNIVFNATSEFCRTLGDIPTYGLSGNREDQEDIMDFEQEAARDGAGGSDSDEDENVGWSIVNVDEEQKQPDFSTASTTILDEEPIVSSGLAAALALCKNKGLLDTQMQKISRVRAPTGALPNDNYSIEDKMTIDDKYSRREEYRGFTQDFKEKDAYKPDVKIEYVDESGRKLTPKEAFRQLSHRFHGKGSGKMKTERRMKKLEEEALLKKMSSSDTPLGTVALLQEKQKSQKTPYIVLSGSGKSMNANNITK; this is encoded by the exons ATGGGGTCGTCGAAGAAACATAAGGAGAAAGGGCGTGATAAGGATGCAGAAGAGCGTCACCGCGAACACAAAAAACACCGTCACAAGGAGAGGGACAAGGAACGAAATGTCAcccgagagagggagaagaggaaacgGTCCAGATCGAAGGAAAGGAGCGGACGGGGTTCCGAGAGAGAAGGTCGCAGTAAAGGCGAAAGGAGTGCTGGGGAGCCTCGCGTAAAGAAAGAAAAAGTGGAGGCCGGATATCAAGAAAGTCCAG GAATTGGACCACAGTCTGCAAGTGGAGATGCCTCACTTAGCATTGAAGAGACAAA CAAGCTGAGGGCCAAGCTTGGTCTGAAGCCTCTGGAAATGACTGACACAACTAAAG AGCTCGGTACGAAGGAGCAGCCAATGGTTGCGGAGACGATCAACCCTGTGTACATCAAACAGCAGACCGAGATGAGGGAGAAACTGGCGGCTATGAAGGAGAAGAGGCTCCTCAATAAGAAACTGGG GAAAGTGAAGACTTTAGCAGAGGGAGACTGGCTGGACGACACTGTAGCTTGGGTGGAGAGGAGCCGGAAGATGGCCAAAGAGAAAGAACTGGCAGAGAAGAGA GCCAAACTTCTGCAGGAGATGGATGAGGAGTTTGGTGTGAGCAATCTGGTGGATGAGGAGTTTGGCCAGACCAAGAAG GCCTCTTACAGCTCTCGGGACCTAAAGGGTCTCACTGTGCAGCATAGGATGGAGTCATTTAATGAAGGGGAGACTGTCATCCTCACACTGCAAGACCAAG GTGTGcttgaagaggaggatgatgtACTTGTAAACGTGGGTCTAGTGGACAAAGAAAAGGCTGAGAAGAATGTGGAGTTGAAGAAGAAAAAGCCTGATTACAAAGCTTACGAAGAGGACGAGAGTGTTGATGACATGGCTACG TTCAAGCCGCGCACTGTGCTGGGTAAGTATGATGAGGAGATtgatggagagaagaagaagagtttCCAGCTGAGCAAAGGGGGCTGTGCTGAGGGGGAACGGGAACGGGAGCTGCAGGCCATCCGGGAGACTCTGAGGAACCAGGCCCAGTCCCTGGAGATGCCTGCTCTCGCTATTGCCTCAGAGTACTACACACCACAGGAGATG GTGGGCTTTAAgaagaccaagcagcgtgtcaggAAGATCAGGAAGAAGGCGTTGCCTGACGAGCTCCAACTAGACGACACGCGCAACACCGACTTCGGCTCCAG gGTTCGGGGTCGGGGTCGCAGGCAGTTGGATGAGGGCCAGGAGGTGTCAAAGGAGGGTGTCATCATACCGGGACTAGATGTACCCCAACAGTCAGATGACATCAGGATGGCAGACATGGACATCAGTGACGATG AGGACTTCATCCCCACTGAGCCGGCTGTGCTGGAGGAGGACGAGGCAGAGCAAGATCTGCAGAAGCAGCTGGAGAAGCAGAGGAAGCTCAAACAGAAGCAGCTGGAGAAGCAGAGGAAGCTCAAACAGAAGCAGCTGCTCCAAGACTCTGGGGAAAAG GTGGCAGAGCAGGTCCCATGGCTTGCAAGAGTGGACGGCAGTGACGACGAAGACAACAAGAACAACCTGAACATTGTATTTAATGCCACCTCTGAGTTCTGCAGAACTCTGGGTGACATCCCCACCTACGGTCTGTCAGGAAACAGAGAGGACCAGGAGGATATCATG GATTTCGAACAGGAGGCGGCGAGAGATGGGGCCGGGGGTTCAGACTCGGATGAGGATGAGAATGTTGGCTGGAGCATCGTCAACGTGGATGAGGAACAGAAGCAGCCTGAT TTCTCCACAGCATCAACCACCATCCTGGATGAAGAACCCATTGTCAGCTCTGGGCTGGCTGCCGCCTTGGCGCTGTGCAAGAATAAGG GTCTCTTGGACACTCAAATGCAGAAGATATCCCGTGTCCGTGCTCCTACCGGTGCCCTGCCCAATGATAACTACAGCATTGAGGACAAGAT GACTATAGATGACAAGTACAGTCGGAGGGAGGAATATAGAGGCTTCACCCAGGACTTCAAGGAGAAGGACGCCTACAAGCCTGACGTCAAGATTGAGTATGTGGATGAATCTGGGCGGAAGCTCACTCCCAAAGAG GCTTTCCGGCAGCTCTCACATCGGTTCCATGGGAAGGGGTCTGGCAAGATGAAGACTGAGAGGAGGATGAAAAAGCTGGAAGAGGAAGCG CTGCTGAAGAAGATGAGCAGTAGTGATACCCCTCTAGGAACGGTCGCTTTGCTTCAGGAGAAACAGAAGTCACAAAAAACACCTTACATTGTTCTGAGTGGGAGTGGGAAGAGCATGAATGC AAACAACATCACCAAATAG